The following are encoded in a window of Pygocentrus nattereri isolate fPygNat1 chromosome 5, fPygNat1.pri, whole genome shotgun sequence genomic DNA:
- the si:dkey-174i8.1 gene encoding arylsulfatase I — MYTLRYIRDQLDQAVGMRAPWLPGLTVFCMAVLSCLSCVSMGLPNTAEDTAYKNTSDKGRVPPHIIFVMVDDQGYSDVGYHGSDIHTPVLDQLAAEGVKLENYYVQPICSPSRSQLMTGRYQIHTGLQHSIIRSRQPLCLPPDTPTLPERLWQAGYSTHMVGKWHLGFCRPECLPTARGFQSFLGSLTGSGDHFSFQSCDGAEACGFDLHDGERPAWELSGNYSTRLYTERVKKILRTHDRRKPLFLYVALQAAHTPLQAPAHLLQRYHSLGNRLRRHYAAMLSGVDEAVGEMVEEMRDQGYYANSVLIYSSDNGGQPLSGGCNWPLRGGKGSYWEGGVRAVGFVHSPLLERKREVSRALIHVSDWYPTLLALAGSPEAEPRRLDGYDVWGAISKGLPCPRTEILFNIDPVSRRPGEVDHRLLAVNGFGIWDTGVRAAIRVGEWKLLTGNVGDGDWVPPQILPGGPQHWQGMEKRQDQRGKSVWLFNITADPYERSDLAEARPEVVKLLLSRIAEYNQTAIPARNPPDDPMADPQLHGGVWTPWLAEKEEESEDGGEPADGHNKKVRFKSCKVCKLRALFKKVGTRLQRSALFF, encoded by the exons ATGTACACT CTGCGGTACATTAGAGACCAACTGGACCAGGCTGTTGGCATGAGAGCACCCTGGCTGCCTGGTTTGACTGTCTTTTGTATGGCAGTGTTGAGCTGCCTCTCATGCGTAAGTATGGGATTGCCAAACACTGCAGAGGATACGGCCTACAAAAACACATCAGACAAGGGTCGAGTCCCTCCGCACATCATCTTTGTGATGGTGGATGACCAGGGCTACAGTGACGTGGGCTACCATGGCTCAGACATCCACACTCCCGTACTGGACCAGCTGGCTGCAGAAGGGGTGAAGCTGGAGAATTACTACGTCCAGCCCATCTGCTCACCTTCTCGGAGCCAGCTTATGACTGGACG GTATCAGATCCACACAGGGCTCCAGCACTCCATCATCCGCTCCCGCCAGCCCCTCTGCCTGCCTCCTGACACGCCCACCCTGCCTGAAAGGCTGTGGCAGGCTGGGTACAGTACACACATGGTGGGCAAGTGGCACCTGGGCTTCTGCAGGCCAGAATGTCTGCCGACTGCCCGTGGCTTCCAGAGCTTCCTGGGCTCACTGACGGGCAGCGGTGACCACTTTAGCTTCCAGAGCTGTGACGGAGCAGAGGCCTGCGGCTTCGACCTGCACGATGGGGAGCGGCCAGCCTGGGAGCTGAGCGGCAATTACTCAACTCGCCTGTACACAGAGAG GGTTAAAAAGATCTTGCGGACTCATGATCGACGGAAGCCTCTGTTTCTGTATGTGGCGCTTCAGGCTGCCCACACGCCTTTACAGGCTCCTGCCCACCTCCTGCAGCGCTACCATTCCCTTGGCAACCGGCTGAGGCGCCATTACGCTGCCATGCTAAGTGGTGTGGATGAAGCGGTCGGGGAGATGGTGGAGGAGATGAGGGATCAAGGTTACTATGCTAACTCTGTTCTCATCTATTCTTCGGATAACGGTGGGCAGCCTCTCTCAGGGGGCTGCAACTGGCCTCTGCGTGGGGGAAAGGGCTCATACTGGGAGGGAGGCGTGCGGGCAGTTGGTTTTGTCCACAGTCCTCtgctggagagaaagagagaggtcaGCCGGGCTCTGATCCATGTCTCAGACTGGTACCCAACGCTGCTGGCTCTGGCAGGATCTCCAGAGGCGGAACCTCGGCGCCTGGATGGATATGATGTCTGGGGGGCCATCAGTAAGGGTCTCCCTTGTCCCCGGACTGAAATCCTCTTTAACATTGACCCTGTTTCACGCCGGCCTGGAGAGGTTGACCACAGGCTGCTAGCAGTCAATGGCTTCGGAATCTGGGACACTGGAGTGCGAGCAGCAATTCGAGTGGGCGAATGGAAGCTGTTAACAGGAAATGTAGGGGATGGTGACTGGGTCCCCCCGCAGATTCTGCCTGGGGGTCCGCAGCACTGGCAGGGCATGGAGAAGAGACAGGACCAGAGGGGCAAATCTGTCTGGCTcttcaacatcactgctgacccctATGAGAGGTCAGACCTGGCAGAGGCTCGCCCCGAAGTGGTCAAGTTGCTGCTGTCTAGGATAGCAGAGTACAATCAGACAGCCATACCAGCCAGAAACCCCCCAGATGACCCAATGGCTGACCCCCAGCTCCATGGAGGTGTGTGGACGCCATGGCTtgcagagaaagaagaagagagtgaAGATGGTGGCGAACCAGCAGATGGACACAATAAAAAGGTCCGTTTTAAATCCTGCAAAGTCTGCAAGCTCAGAGCGCTGTTTAAAAAGGTGGGGACCCGTCTACAAAGATCTGCCCTGTTCTTCTAG